Part of the Zingiber officinale cultivar Zhangliang chromosome 6A, Zo_v1.1, whole genome shotgun sequence genome, GACCCAATGGCCGACACCCTCCCTCTCTGGTCGGATAGCCATCGTCACTGGCGCCGCTTGCGGCATGGGTCGTGGTGTTACCGTCCACCTTGCCTCCCTCGGCGCCTTCCTCATTCTCGGCGACTGCTCCGACTCCCCCAATTTAGAACAACTTGCCGCCGAGCTCAATGCCTCCACTGATCGCCCACCTCGCGCCATTGCCCTCCGCGTGGACATCTCCGACGCCGGTGCCGTCAAATCGCTCTTCGACGCCGCAGAATCCACCTTAGGTGGCCGCGCTCACATCATCGTCACCTGCGCCGCGATCTGCGACTACGACTACCCATTCCTGGCTGAAACCTCCGAAGAGGTCTGGGACCGCATGTTGGCCGTCAACGCCCGAGGGAGCTTCCTTTGCTGCCGGGAGGCCGCGAATCGGCTGGTCCGCGGCGAAGGGGGGAGGATCGTGTGCTTCTCGTCCTCGAGGGTGGGCGCGCTACGTCCGGGTTACTCGGCGTACGTGGCATCCTTAAACCTTTGTCTCCGTCAACggttgagcagcgaccttaaacccttgttgccatcagcggtcgagtggcaaccttaaacccttgtcttcgtcaacggtcgagcgatgaccttaaacccttgttgcCATCAGCGACCGAatgacgaccttaaacctttgTCTTCGTCAACAGTCAAACGATGACCATAAACTCCTGTTATCATTAACGgttgagtgacgaccttaaactcttgtcgccGTCAACGATTGAGTGACGACCTTAGACTCTTGTCGCCATTAAcagtcgaacgacgaccttaaactcttattgttatcaacggtcgagcggcgaccttaaactcttgttgtcatcaacagtcgagcgacgactttagACTCTTGtcgccatcaacggtcgagcagcgatcTTAAACTCTCCGTCTACATCAAAGGCCGAGCAGCAGCTATAAACTCGAGATCGATGAAAAATGGCCTGTCCGGGCAATTAATATGACGTCAATCGGTGGGCCACGGAGCCACACGTGAAATATTTCACTTCATGGTAAGGGGTTCGCAGCTTGAACCCTGAGCGGTAGCGTAATGAAACATCTAAAATGTATGAAAAAGAAAAGTCGAATGACGCAGAATGAAGGATTAACATAGCATTAGATAAAAAGTTTTGTCGAATGGGCAACCATCCATTAATACTCCAATAAGACCTACAAGCACATGAAAGAACAATACAGGATTCACTCAAGCAACCTCATTCCAAAAAATCTAAAACATCGTCGGGCAGGGACTCAGTCATCTTGTCCTGACTGATGACCCTGCTTGTCAGAGTGGAGGGGAGGTAGCCGCCTTCCTTCAATTGATCAAGTGCCCCATCGATAATAAGGTTGAATAGACGGAGAGCCCGATCGGCGACCTTGTCGTTAAAAGCGCCCGAGTGGATGTAGGCCTGCTTCATGAGATTAAACCTGCTTGATTCGGCTCCCTGATAAGTCTCTAAGGTCACTCGGGATGCCTCCAACTCTTCGTTCAACTTGgccatctcttcatccttggcgtCGAGCTGGGTCTTCGTGGCGGAGCGCTCGGTAACCTACTCTCCCTCTCAGTGTTTAGCAAGGCCTCCACGTCCTTCAAGGTTTGAACCAACACCTAAAACTCCCTATTTTTTATCTCCAAGTCCTCGATGGGCTAGAGCTTCCTGGTATTGACCAAGTTAAGCTTAGACTCGAAAGAGCTGTCTTGTTTATCAAGCCGAGCCAACTGAGAAGCTTGCTCGGCACTGTTGCTCTTCTTCGCCTCCAGTTGCTCGGAGCTCTTACTCAGATCGGCTCTTAGTTGAGCCATCTCAACGCTCATTTGTTCCAGCTGCGCCTAAGAAGTCGCTGCTTGGCAGCTCGGGGCGCGCAGCTATTTAACTTCTTGCTCTAAAAAAAATGAGTCTTTAGCACATAGCCAGACTTTTTACCCAATACTGTGAGGAAGCAAAAAAATTTTAGAGCCGAGCAACCATAAATATGAGCGTACAAGTAAAATACTTACCCCAGTAGACATCTGGTATGACTGTTGGCGAGTGTCCCTGGAGGCATAACCGCTGCTTAGGCCTAGCGTCGACCCATATCTGTTCGAGCGGCCCCTGGATAATTATTTGATGCTCGGGAGTTCGGGATTCGACGCTGTCAGAGTCACACCACTCATTTGTAGGCAGATGAATGACCGCCGTTATATGACATCGGCCACTCAGAGCAGATGGGGCTGAGGTTGCTCGACCAACCGACTAGGACACTAGCGTCGATCAGATTTGAGATTTCTGAGCCTTCGGAAGAGGTGGAGGCAGTATGAAAGCAATCGGTGCCGCACAAATTATTTCTTGCGGCACCCCGTGTTAGTATTAGccttagtaccaattatgagatgattataaaggGCTCATTtggtatcatatttcattattaataaaagacaaagttggttattatatttatttcagttcaatgctgattgaataagtataataatgttcttgggtagtaggtttttatctataacatatcaattggttaaattgatagtgagacattgtagatatacatggaaTACTAcgtttaactattcctagtcaaacattaatatacaaggacaatgttaatgcgttgagactaacatgtaggttaatggataacttaatttcacaagtcatggatatgagatatcaggttgacacatgagtacatattagagaatatatactaaatgaccctccataggaatatttcatggatcgttatatgagtgtcataaacattctcatgtgattattggtatgaatagtccttagatctAAAGTcattacggttccctacataaggaattttatactttggtatcggcaaacgtcacatgtaacaaggtggacaataaagtcgatcactgggtatgcaatgaattatgcgaaggaatgtgagtgattaaatgagatatatcccttccatatgacagaagtgatatctatgggccccttgattagtagaacacaagaaagcatgattatgcgcaaatgagtcaatatgagatattgagtctatttgattgagtgtgtctacttagagatcaaggtacacaaaggttgataaaaggatgacacggtctatgcatcattgatcaatctagatatcaatgaTAGAGGgacaagtcatacaagataatagccacggacatgttaggttggatctcgactttctcgtcacttgggtaacaataatgccttgctagatgtcactcattgcttatgtatctaaatgttaatTTGagtacattgtcaacgttacgagaacctataaggtcacacacaaagaacaagtagatatggagatgggttcatataatgaatgattggattaagtctaatccgaataggacttattgagtaagactcaattggatataattattggattaagtccaattcaaactagactcattgaatcaattcgaATGATTGGaatggtgattcattgaattagaaattgcatgagaatcaatgagttagactcattgggtgaacttgagttcaccaaagaagttgaatggtcaaaattgaaccattggatcgAATGGTCAATTTGAGCCATTagattggaagatgaaagggtaaaaccctttggtattcatgagatggatatatatatcattttagaTGATATTTTCAAGAGATGATAAAAACCTTTAgtcttcttttcttattttctttccctttcgcatggatctcctGGAGGAACTAGAAGTCTTTCGCTGCGCTTTCACGTGTTTAGCTCCCTAGTTCCTTACACCCCGGACAAAGACGACGTCCGATCGGATGAAAGCGAAGTATGTTAGACGATCATCGCTCGCTCGGGCACAGGTGTGGAGGTTTCACCCTACTCGGATGGAAGACGTGGGCTGGTCTTGGTTGGAGTTTGTGTAACTGAGGTAGTGGATCGGGCTGCAATCTCCGTGTGGCGCCTCTTTCGGCTTATCAATGGCTCCCTAAAAGAAGCCGATTTTGAGACCTCGTCGACCATAATCACGGGAAGTTGTTCGGGTAGAGGATTCGCTACGCCAACCGCTTCACCACCAACCGTACGGTTGGCTACTTCTTTGCTCCCTTGAGTTGGGCCTTCTGTGCTCTCTCTGAGTGGATCTTCGTGGGAGCCGACCGGTTGCAAGCCGCATCTCTCTAGCTCGGCCATAACCGCGGCATTGATGTCTGCATCTGCAAGCTTACACCTACCGGCTAGACGCGCTCGCAACATGATTTGAGCTTCAcagaaggaagaaaaatcaattaaattCAAAGGTTGGGGAAAAGAAAGAGCATACCATGGCTGGATGGAATTCTTGTGGGGATCGGGCTCAGGCCAAACACGTAGATGACGCCCTCCAGCAACAACTTGTGGATATGATATTTCTAGTCGGCCAAGCTGGAAGTTGTATGGAGGTAGTCCGATcgactcttgtatttcttgagctcgAGAGGGTTCGACACCTCTAATTGCTAGCTGGTTGAAAAGTTCAGCCATTCGGGAAAGCGAACAAAAAAGTAGTAGtctttccaatgcttgttggagggcgacatcttatcaaagaagaCTAAGCACACTCAAGCTTGAAAGAGAAAAGTCCCCGGCTTGGATAatttagggtaatagaaatagtGAAAGAGCTGAAGAGTAAGAGGAATGTCATGCAGGCGGAATAGGACGACGACCCCACACAGCagtcgaaaggagttcgacactaattgatGAAGAGAGATACGAAAATATTTACAGACGGTAGAGAAGAAATGGTGGATCGGGAACCGTAGACCGGCGCTAAATTGATCCCTGAAGAAGCATACAAACTCCGGAGGCAGCTCATTCGATCAAAAGTCGAAGGAAAACCAATTTGATAATCAGAGGGAATTTCAAAGGCATCTCTCAAAATCTCGGCATCGACTCCATCGAACCTGGACTTGATGGGCGTGTACCAGAGCTCAGGGATAGAGACAGGAGGTTGAGAGGAGCTTGCCAGCGGAAATAGACATCGACAAGAAACAATGAAGAAGTTCAATTGAAATAAAGGACGCTAAGACCAACGAATAGAGCCAATTGAAGGGAACAGAAAGCTTACTAAAGATATCGCTACGATCGCTGGAAAGGGAGAAGAACGCAGTGTCACTGGAATGATCGAAGACGAAGACGCAGAGTGAGGGAGATGACGACGCaagtgaggtttataaacctcgtggTCGATAGGCCTTAGTCGTCCGATCCAAAGCTACCGAAATCTAGAAGCAAATCCCAtcattgattttgaaaaggcACACGCCTCGTTACAAGAGAATATCCGCCTGTCACATCGAGCGTGCGGTGGCAGTAAGAGACACGTGTCCTTCGATCACCGGATAGCATTTAATGAGCTTAATTAACAAATGTATGGCTCTGTGCTCAGCCATAACTATCGGGGATTTACATGGTcttcaagaaatttggatgacGTTAGTCGAGACCGAGCTCGCCCGAGGGCGTGTAAGGAAAAGGCAAACATGTGCCAAGTATTGCTGCTTATCATCTCGATCGGCGCAAAGAATGGGTTACAGGGCTGAATCTGGCAACGACAGAATGAAGCTAAGTGGCGTTGGCTTGCAGGCCGATCAACGATTAAAAACCAAGCACAGTCCGATCAGTCACTGAAACATATGAGTCGAACGGACCTTCAAGTCGCCGAAGACACATCttcttgtccagtcagtcagacttgcagcctccttcgactagacttgaaggggagacttgtgatgtgaCGGTAAGGAGGAGCCCACCTAGCACGGGTCAACGCCaagatggaggtcaaagtcaaaatgATCAACGTCAGGGCCCGAGCGAGAGGGGGCTACATTGGTCGATCGAAGGAATCGTCGTCCGGTCGACCGTTTGGATGAAACAGCATCCGGTCAGCTCGAACGACAGGAGAACGAGTCAACTGAGCCACCCGTCCGGCTCGGGGTATGTCATTGACAATGTAATAGACTgatataataaaagaggaaaagacaaatacttaataaggggaagagaaaataaaagagtgtggagaagtcaagacaaagatgtcttctgtctataattaatatcattaaacaagGGCATATGAAACGTTACTAAAATAGGTataaaagagtatgatatgtaTGAAGAAAGGCAAGACTCATTTTCTGTCCCTCTTATTTTCGATTCATCTCCTTctgtttctaacttgagcgtcggaggcccAACGCCAGAGACCTCTTCCGTGGTTTGATTTGTTTTGTAGATAGGAGCGAGATCTTCATCCAGTCAATGGAACTGCCACATCCCCGACTTTCCAACTTCACTCTTTCGAACAGGATCACTCAGCTATggcgtatttgtagaaatttggAGGGCGCAACCAAAGGATGCCAAACTTCTGGGCTAGCCGCTGCGTGCTACGCTAAGTCATCATTGATTCCCT contains:
- the LOC121995448 gene encoding NADPH-dependent aldehyde reductase-like protein, chloroplastic, with product MEARSSHASTYLVSERGLRRCPWKLKALRVKAPLRPLFDYYTSASTQWPTPSLSGRIAIVTGAACGMGRGVTVHLASLGAFLILGDCSDSPNLEQLAAELNASTDRPPRAIALRVDISDAGAVKSLFDAAESTLGGRAHIIVTCAAICDYDYPFLAETSEEVWDRMLAVNARGSFLCCREAANRLVRGEGGRIVCFSSSRVGALRPGYSAYVSGGEVAAFLQLIKCPIDNKVE